Proteins encoded together in one Nostoc sp. PCC 7524 window:
- a CDS encoding NAD(P)H-dependent flavin oxidoreductase, whose translation MNHILPPLRIGQHIARYPIMQAAMAVRVSGAKLAGAVANAGGVGMIASLGIGLDSPYFNPRQRSSFFTANRLALIDELAKARHISPDGVIGVNILVGTKDYSVLAQTAAAEGANLIVTGGALPLTLPEYTADYPDVALVPTVANVDSAQYLCQTWKSRYNRLPDALILENCQKVGGHFTQCEQINIPGFSIGWVISQVREYLTEKMGVRIPLIVTGGVSDRNDIDQMLAMGADGVQMGTRFITTIECDAHQSYKERHLQANAEDIVTVPSPVGKPSRALRNSFAEQIMTDSSQQRRCIANCLEICLFRDKGKTYCLLNALAQAARGDVENGLIFSGANVTHTERIISVAELMADLTAKV comes from the coding sequence ATGAACCACATCCTCCCTCCCTTGCGGATTGGTCAACATATTGCCCGCTATCCCATCATGCAAGCTGCAATGGCGGTGCGGGTATCTGGCGCGAAATTGGCTGGAGCAGTTGCCAACGCTGGAGGTGTGGGGATGATTGCTTCTTTGGGAATAGGTTTAGATTCTCCCTACTTTAATCCACGTCAACGCAGTAGTTTTTTTACAGCCAATCGACTGGCTTTAATTGATGAATTAGCCAAAGCCCGCCACATCAGCCCCGATGGTGTGATAGGTGTCAATATTCTTGTCGGTACTAAAGATTACTCCGTGTTAGCCCAAACAGCAGCAGCCGAGGGAGCAAATCTGATTGTTACAGGGGGAGCATTGCCCTTAACTTTACCAGAGTACACCGCCGATTATCCTGATGTTGCCCTGGTGCCGACTGTCGCCAATGTAGACTCAGCACAGTATCTGTGTCAGACATGGAAAAGTCGATATAATCGCCTACCCGATGCCTTAATTTTAGAAAATTGCCAGAAAGTAGGGGGACATTTTACCCAATGTGAACAGATAAACATTCCAGGGTTTTCCATTGGGTGGGTAATTTCGCAAGTACGGGAATATTTAACCGAAAAAATGGGTGTGAGGATACCGTTGATTGTGACAGGTGGAGTTAGCGATCGCAACGATATTGATCAAATGTTAGCAATGGGAGCGGATGGCGTACAAATGGGTACTCGTTTCATCACCACAATTGAATGTGATGCCCATCAGAGTTATAAAGAACGTCATTTACAAGCGAACGCCGAAGATATCGTCACAGTACCCAGTCCCGTAGGCAAACCCAGCCGGGCATTACGCAATTCCTTTGCAGAGCAGATTATGACAGATTCATCACAGCAACGGCGATGTATTGCCAACTGTTTAGAAATCTGTCTATTTCGAGACAAAGGTAAAACCTATTGCCTACTTAATGCCCTAGCTCAAGCTGCCCGTGGTGACGTGGAAAATGGTTTAATTTTCTCCGGTGCTAATGTCACTCATACTGAGCGCATCATCTCTGTTGCAGAGCTGATGGCAGATTTGACAGCCAAGGTCTAG
- a CDS encoding NAD(P)/FAD-dependent oxidoreductase encodes MQLSKGNVSERLDHVYDAIIVGGGAGGLSAGIYLQRYRLSSLIIDKGKARSFWMQELHNYLGLPPDTPGRVLLQQGKKHYDSLDGDFLNAYVEEVVDEGNTFAVRVKVGRQNSIYSVLRAKYLIAASGIIDHLPPLENMQNVFEYAGYNLHVCMVCDGYEMADKLCGFFAGSEASIEEMVFNLSWFTPYITIFTHGLFTVSAELRSKLQQYGYRLVETPIKQFLGKNHHMTGVELVDGAVVELATGLISMGSRYHNTYLEKFNLERKGGYLVTDQMGRTSHPRIFAIGDLKVGLNQVVIAAGDGALAATQIWREIRRAVGARPWLSNLPSALQQR; translated from the coding sequence ATGCAGTTATCAAAAGGTAATGTTTCGGAACGTTTGGATCATGTTTATGATGCAATTATTGTTGGGGGTGGTGCTGGGGGGTTGTCGGCTGGTATTTATTTACAAAGATATCGGCTTTCAAGTCTAATTATTGATAAGGGTAAGGCGCGTTCTTTCTGGATGCAGGAATTACATAATTATCTGGGTTTGCCTCCTGATACTCCTGGGCGTGTGTTGTTGCAACAAGGTAAAAAGCATTATGACTCTTTGGATGGGGATTTTTTAAATGCTTATGTTGAGGAGGTGGTGGACGAGGGCAATACTTTTGCGGTGCGGGTGAAAGTTGGTCGTCAAAATAGTATTTACTCTGTGTTGCGCGCTAAGTACCTGATTGCGGCTAGTGGGATTATTGACCATCTGCCACCTTTGGAAAATATGCAGAATGTGTTTGAATACGCTGGCTATAACTTACACGTTTGTATGGTGTGCGATGGCTATGAAATGGCTGATAAACTATGCGGGTTTTTTGCAGGAAGTGAGGCCAGTATTGAGGAAATGGTGTTTAATTTGAGTTGGTTTACGCCCTACATTACTATCTTTACTCATGGATTATTTACTGTGAGTGCAGAATTACGTTCTAAATTGCAGCAGTATGGTTATCGCTTGGTGGAAACACCAATTAAGCAATTTTTGGGTAAAAACCATCACATGACAGGTGTGGAATTGGTGGATGGTGCGGTGGTTGAGTTGGCAACTGGTTTAATCTCAATGGGTTCGCGTTATCACAATACCTATCTAGAAAAGTTTAATTTGGAGCGAAAAGGGGGATATTTAGTAACAGACCAGATGGGACGGACTTCTCACCCGCGCATTTTTGCGATTGGAGACTTGAAGGTAGGCTTAAATCAAGTGGTGATTGCTGCGGGTGATGGCGCATTGGCTGCAACGCAGATTTGGCGGGAAATTCGCCGTGCTGTCGGTGCTAGACCTTGGCTGTCAAATCTGCCATCAGCTCTGCAACAGAGATGA
- the petC gene encoding cytochrome b6-f complex iron-sulfur subunit, translating into MDDSLSLSNPSMSRRQLLNFFSGAIVAATASAALYPATRFFVPPAENTDADGSILAKDQIGHPIPASQILAEAPGTRALIAGLAGEPTYLTVREDGTLEPMGIVNNCTHLGCTFPWNPVDEQFQCPCHGSRYDAQGSVERGPANRPLKLVHVQVKDDYVWISPWQEIDPRTGEKPWWV; encoded by the coding sequence ATGGATGATAGCTTGAGTCTGTCCAATCCTTCTATGTCTAGACGGCAGTTACTGAATTTCTTCTCTGGAGCCATTGTTGCAGCTACAGCCAGTGCTGCCTTATATCCAGCGACTAGGTTTTTCGTACCTCCAGCCGAAAACACTGATGCAGATGGTAGCATCCTCGCTAAAGACCAAATCGGTCATCCCATCCCAGCCAGTCAAATTTTAGCTGAAGCACCAGGAACACGGGCTTTAATCGCTGGATTGGCTGGTGAGCCTACCTATTTAACTGTTCGGGAAGATGGGACTCTTGAGCCAATGGGTATTGTTAATAACTGTACCCATTTGGGTTGTACTTTTCCTTGGAATCCTGTTGATGAACAGTTCCAATGTCCTTGTCATGGTTCTCGCTATGATGCCCAAGGTTCTGTAGAACGGGGACCTGCTAATCGTCCTCTGAAGTTGGTTCATGTGCAGGTTAAGGATGATTATGTTTGGATTTCGCCTTGGCAAGAAATAGACCCCCGGACTGGGGAAAAGCCTTGGTGGGTTTAA
- a CDS encoding NAD(P)/FAD-dependent oxidoreductase, with protein sequence MAHIVIVGAGLGGLPTAYELRHILPRQHQVTVISESPNFTFIPSLPWVALGLTSLDSIQMSLEHRLKQRNINWIHGRVDKLNPHSQEIFCGEQTIAYDYLIIATGAELALDALSGLGPEGYTQSVCNPHHALMAGKAWQEFLLAPGPIVVGALPKTSCLGPAYEFAMLTDYVLRQKGLREQVSITFVTPEPYAGHLGIGGMANSAQLVKKMMAERDVEIIENAAVTAIEPNQIHLGNGRVLPFAYSMLLPPFRGPRFVRQVPGLSNPDGFIPVLPTYRHPEYPSIYAVGVVVQIKLPEETPLPLGVPKTGQMTEAMGMAVAHNIAIELGVISAQPVTPTLDAICFADFGKTGILFLANPVLPDLITGKRRRAVALSGTWVSWAKTAFEKYFLAKMRFGAAVPWFERIGLKFLGLSLVEPIPVQSSRNISQEIF encoded by the coding sequence ATGGCTCACATTGTTATCGTTGGTGCAGGGTTGGGTGGTTTACCCACCGCTTATGAATTACGGCATATCCTTCCGAGGCAACACCAAGTTACCGTGATTTCAGAGTCACCAAATTTTACATTTATTCCTTCGTTGCCTTGGGTAGCACTGGGCTTAACTTCCCTGGACTCTATTCAGATGAGTCTGGAACACCGATTGAAACAAAGGAATATTAATTGGATACATGGGCGAGTAGATAAATTAAATCCCCATAGCCAAGAGATATTCTGCGGTGAGCAAACCATTGCCTACGATTATTTGATTATTGCCACAGGAGCAGAACTAGCACTGGATGCGTTATCTGGACTAGGCCCCGAAGGATATACACAATCAGTGTGTAATCCTCATCATGCGTTGATGGCAGGCAAAGCTTGGCAAGAATTTCTCCTAGCACCAGGGCCAATAGTAGTTGGGGCGTTACCGAAAACGAGTTGTTTAGGCCCCGCCTACGAATTTGCAATGTTAACAGACTACGTTCTACGGCAGAAGGGATTACGAGAACAAGTATCGATTACCTTTGTCACTCCGGAACCCTACGCTGGACACTTGGGTATTGGTGGTATGGCGAATTCTGCCCAATTAGTGAAAAAAATGATGGCAGAACGTGATGTAGAAATCATCGAGAATGCTGCTGTGACAGCAATTGAGCCAAACCAAATTCATCTGGGAAATGGTAGAGTATTACCCTTTGCCTATTCAATGCTGTTACCGCCCTTCCGAGGGCCGCGTTTTGTACGTCAGGTGCCAGGATTAAGTAATCCTGATGGCTTTATTCCCGTATTACCTACATACAGACATCCTGAATATCCTTCCATTTACGCGGTAGGAGTGGTTGTACAGATAAAACTGCCAGAGGAGACTCCTCTACCATTGGGAGTACCAAAAACAGGACAGATGACGGAAGCAATGGGCATGGCAGTGGCACATAATATTGCCATAGAATTAGGAGTGATTTCTGCCCAGCCAGTAACACCAACACTTGATGCCATTTGCTTTGCTGACTTTGGTAAGACAGGAATTTTATTTCTCGCTAACCCAGTGTTACCGGATTTAATCACAGGTAAACGTCGGCGGGCTGTAGCCTTGAGTGGCACTTGGGTAAGTTGGGCCAAGACTGCGTTTGAGAAGTATTTTTTAGCCAAAATGCGCTTTGGTGCAGCAGTACCTTGGTTTGAAAGAATAGGGTTGAAATTCTTGGGATTGTCGTTAGTTGAACCTATTCCAGTACAGAGTAGTAGAAACATCAGCCAAGAGATTTTTTGA
- a CDS encoding ferritin-like domain-containing protein: protein MMNCQRNRHINHQISRVNHRGNRGLCAVASTSTISQTSADTRTELNAKTQQAMIDAINDEYYARAFYTAVINKFGEVRPFSNIVHGEDRHVSLWNHLFTKYGLPIPPDTFMGNVPAPDTLQAACQAGVESEIANVKMYDQFLEFVQEADLRAAFTQLRHVSQDNHLPAFQCCVSRY, encoded by the coding sequence ATGATGAATTGTCAAAGAAACCGCCACATAAATCATCAAATATCCAGAGTAAATCACAGGGGTAACAGAGGTTTGTGTGCTGTAGCTTCCACTAGCACCATTAGCCAAACTTCTGCTGATACTCGCACCGAGTTGAATGCTAAAACCCAACAAGCAATGATTGATGCTATCAATGATGAATATTATGCCCGTGCTTTTTACACAGCAGTAATCAACAAATTTGGGGAAGTACGTCCTTTTAGCAATATTGTTCACGGTGAAGATAGACACGTTTCTTTGTGGAATCACCTATTTACTAAATACGGGCTACCGATTCCTCCTGATACTTTTATGGGAAATGTCCCAGCACCTGATACTCTCCAAGCTGCGTGTCAAGCAGGAGTAGAATCAGAAATAGCCAATGTCAAAATGTATGACCAGTTTTTAGAATTTGTTCAGGAAGCAGATTTACGTGCTGCTTTCACCCAACTCCGCCATGTTTCTCAAGATAACCATCTTCCTGCGTTTCAATGTTGTGTTAGTCGATATTAG
- the hetL gene encoding heterocyst differentiation pentapeptide repeat protein HetL translates to MDLDNILKQYTAGKRNFQRVNLQEAELTNVNLTGADFSYADLRQTRLGKTNLSQACLQSADLSESILWGIDLSAADLYRAILREADLTGAKLVKTRLESANLIKASLCGANLNGANLSNSLLFQADLRPSSNQRTDLGYAVLSGADLSYADLRATSLHHANLDRAKLCRANLGKTIQWGNLAADLTGASLQGADLSYANLDSAILRKANLRGADLTGAILTDAELEGAIMPDGTVHE, encoded by the coding sequence ATGGATTTGGATAATATTCTCAAACAGTATACTGCTGGGAAACGAAATTTTCAGCGCGTCAACTTACAAGAAGCAGAATTAACCAATGTCAACCTGACAGGCGCAGATTTTAGCTATGCTGATTTGCGTCAGACACGATTAGGGAAAACCAACCTCAGCCAAGCTTGTCTACAGTCAGCTGATTTGAGTGAATCCATTCTTTGGGGAATAGATTTGAGTGCAGCAGACTTATATCGTGCCATTCTTAGGGAAGCTGATTTAACAGGCGCAAAGTTAGTAAAAACTCGCTTGGAATCAGCGAACTTAATTAAAGCCAGTTTATGCGGTGCTAATTTAAATGGTGCTAATCTCTCTAATTCTCTGCTATTTCAAGCAGACCTGCGTCCCAGTTCCAACCAGCGCACAGATTTGGGATACGCAGTTTTGAGTGGGGCAGATTTGAGTTACGCTGACTTGAGAGCTACTAGCCTACATCATGCCAATTTAGATAGAGCAAAGCTATGTAGGGCAAATTTGGGTAAAACAATACAATGGGGAAATTTGGCGGCGGATTTAACTGGAGCTAGTTTGCAAGGTGCAGACCTGAGTTATGCCAATCTAGATAGTGCTATTCTCCGCAAAGCCAATCTGCGAGGGGCAGACTTAACAGGAGCAATTCTCACAGATGCAGAACTAGAAGGAGCAATCATGCCTGATGGTACGGTTCATGAATAG